A single window of Gossypium hirsutum isolate 1008001.06 chromosome A10, Gossypium_hirsutum_v2.1, whole genome shotgun sequence DNA harbors:
- the LOC107897294 gene encoding mitochondrial phosphate carrier protein 3, mitochondrial produces MAIDSDSFKQSLLPSFLYSSAPNSFSLDRLLNANSPAFSASRSTIPDAPAASSSPSIKARTFMIPSPNEPGKKIEMYSPQFYAACTFGGILSCGLTHMAVTPLDLVKCNMQIDPAKYKSISSGFGVLLKEQGVRGFFRGWVPTLLGYSAQGACKFGFYEFFKKYYSDLAGPEYFAKYKTLIYLAGSASAEVIADVALCPFEAVKVRVQTQPGFARGLSDGLPKFVRSEGAVGLYKGIVPLWGRQIPYTMMKFASFETIVEMIYKYGIPTPKEQCSKSLQLGVSFAGGYVAGVFCAIVSHPADNLVSFLNNAKGATVGDAVKKLGLWGLFTRGLPLRIVMIGTLTGAQWGIYDAFKVFVGLPTTGGVAPAPAAVEPAKA; encoded by the exons ATGGCTATCGATTCTGATTCTTTCAAACAATCACTTCTCCCTAGCTTCCTTTACTCTTCTGCTCCCAACTCTTTCTCTCTGGATCGACTCCTCAACGCCAACAGCCCTGCTTTCTCTGCTTCGCGCTCCACTATACCCGATGCTCCTGCGGCCTCTTCCTCGCCATCGATCAAGGCGAGAACTTTCATGATCCCCTCCCCCAATGAGCCCGGGAAGAAGATCGAGATGTATTCGCCTCAGTTCTACGCTGCTTGTACCTTTGGCGGTATCCTTAGCTGTGGTCTCACTCACATGGCCGTTACTCCTCTTGACCTCGTCAAGTGTAATATGCAG ATTGACCCTGCAAAGTACAAAAGTATCTCATCTGGTTTCGGAGTTCTATTAAAGGAGCAAGGAGTGAGGGGCTTCTTCCGTGGTTGGGTTCCTACCCTTCTTGGTTACAGCGCACAGGGTGCTTGCAAGTTTGGATTCTATGAGTTCTTCAAGAAGTACTATTCTGACCTTGCTGGACCTGAATATTTTGCCAAGTACAAGACTCTCATCTATCTTGCCGGCTCTGCATCTGCTGAGGTAATTGCTGATGTTGCACTTTGTCCCTTTGAGGCAGTCAAGGTCAGGGTTCAAACCCAGCCTGGTTTTGCTAGGGGTCTGTCTGATGGTCTTCCCAAGTTTGTCAGATCAGAAGGTGCTGTTGG ATTGTATAAGGGTATTGTTCCTCTTTGGGGCCGACAGATTCCAT ATACCATGATGAAATTTGCTTCTTTTGAAACTATTGTTGAGATGATCTACAAGTATGGTATTCCCACTCCCAAGGAGCAGTGCAGCAAAAGTCTGCAGCTTGGTGTTAGTTTTGCTGGTGGTTATGTCGCTGGTGTCTTCTGTGCTATTGTTTCGCATCCTGCTGACAACCTTGTCTCCTTCCTTAACAATGCCAAAGGAGCAACTGTTGGGGAT GCTGTGAAGAAGCTTGGATTATGGGGTCTGTTTACCCGTGGTCTTCCCCTCCGTATTGTGATGATTGGAACTCTAACTGGAGCTCAGTGGGGTATCTATGATGCTTTCAAAGTGTTTGTGGGACT GCCAACTACTGGTGGTGTTGCTCCTGCACCTGCTGCCGTGGAGCCTGCCAAGGCATAG